Within Lagopus muta isolate bLagMut1 chromosome 1, bLagMut1 primary, whole genome shotgun sequence, the genomic segment AATTACTCAAAAAGTTCTACTTATTCTATTTTTTTGGAGAATTTGAGATGGACTTGGCAAACCAAGTTTTATACTCATATAAAACAGGATGTAAGGCAAAGTGTGGGGCCTCTCACGCCCAATACTACTCCTTCAAAGCAAGAAGGAATCAGGTTTCCAGATATGCCCAATGTAGAGCCAGCAACAGGTCTGAGCCCATGCATTTTCAGGGTTACCTAGAGCATATGTTGACCAAGAGGACACGGTGGTCTTTTTCTACAGGGTTTGGGAACACTAACTCTGAAGAACCACAGTAACTGCTGAGCAAATTAAGCCCCAGAGAGCTCTGACTGTGCAGCCAAGCGCAGGATGACCATACGGGGCAGCAAGGACAAGAGAGCAACTACATCCCCTGCATTAATTCACTTGCCCATCACCTGTAGCAGCAGTGGAAAATCACTTATTTTAGTGCAGCACAGTGTAAATTTACATCTTGCAAACTGAATTCATGAGTTTTAAGAAGTCAAATAATGTGTCGcagcagttcatttttttcatgcacTGGATAAACCTGAATCATTCAACAGATACACTTCCAGCGTTGCCTCAGGAAACAGATCGTTAATGCCGTGTGAATGAGGCAAGTAGAAGTTGCACAACAATTTTTGAATATGGCACTTGCAGTCATACCACATAATATCCACGAGAGAAGGCAGCCTGCCTCTCCTAAGTAACTGGCTTGGACATCACATACATTGTCACACAGTTTACTGCAACGTTCTGAAAGCAGTTTCTCACTGCTGGTATATCCACCCCTCTCAATCTTGCCCATCTCCAAGAAAGTCCTTGCCATCACACACAAAACGATGAGCATAAAGGAGCATAGGACTTGCTGAAAGATGTAGGTGTTTTCCTGCCACTTCTTGATTAAATGATTCTGACAAGCCTTTCAGTTTCCCCAACTCATGGCTAGGAAAAGGCAGTTTGGATACTAGGGACAAGTAAAAACTTCTTTAGCTCTCCTCTTATCCTTCATATgccaaatatatattttggtGCAGGCAAGGAGCTGGTTTAATAACCTGGTTTTGGCAGATTTCTGTTCCAAGAGTTCGCagctacaaggaaaaaaaaatcaatcactAAACCCAGTGTCTCTTCCAggctctttttccccttctccaggctggggAGGCCTGAAATGCCTTATTTGTATTCTTCACtcctttaaaaaacagtaaGAGTGCTTAGAAGATAGAAGCTTATCCAAACAATGGACAAGCTATTTGTCTTCTTTGCTGTTTATGCTCCATTTAAGCCAATGTTTTATTGGGTTAACCTCTATTTGACCCAGTGAAGGGACAAGTTGTTTTCCTTGAGCTAGTCATTAGCTCTACCGTAACTGATATTCCCAAGGAGAAACTTCATTTaagttgaaaaaaagaaaatcaatgaaCAGATGACCTCAGGACTAACGAGCATGCTGAGTTCAGTCCCTTACATAATCCCTCCTTCCTTGAAGTCAGGataaagagagagaggggggaaaaaagtgggGGAAGGAAGCATTCATGCACTTACCTGTGAGAATGCAATTCCAAAAGCAACTCCAGCTATAATTCCCATATTTGTCTCCATAAAACTGGTCACCAAATCGTAACAGCCctggaaaacaaacatcatAATTCCTTGTACAGATCTTCCCTGGCACGcatgcatgcatacacacacacacctcatTTCAGATGTTCTTGGGTTAGATgatattttttgctgctgtttccaaCAAAGTCGCCTTTTCATTTAATAGGATTTCTGAATGAATGATGGAACAAAATGATGTGACAAAAATGGCTCTTTTTACCAAAAAACTGCATTGGAATAATTTTGAAAGCTAAATGTTACGCTGCACTCATTTTTATAGGTCTTATTAAAGGAACTGCAGTTTGCATTGATTGAATAAACATCAATATAGCTTTGATCTGAAACCACAGCAGTAACAACATATAGTAATATTATAATACAATATAGGTGTCAAAGATGAGTAAACAAAGTTGATCTCCTAATATTCCAGATGTTTAATACAAGCATGCTTCATGTGTCAAGTGAGGCATTCTACTTGCCATCATCTGTCAGAGAGACCAGGGCATGACATGGAGCAGCATCCAAACCATCTCTAAACCATCTAATGAAGTCATCAAACATTTGTATGAAGCTTCCTTGTCTGTTTGCTCTAGGACATACAATAATCTGTCCAGCTCCCCAAATCCGATTTTATATCTCTGGCTCAAACCCTGACTGCACCAGCTGACCTGCTCCCTCATACCTCTCAGTTCACAGCACATACCACAAAATTCATACATGtagctgcccttctctgggacAGGCTATTTTGAGATGTCCCCATCATTACACTGACTTTATATGAGTTTCTCCACTTGCCTGCTGttccttaaaacaaacaaagaaacaaaaaactttgAAATTAGTTTCCCTAGTCTGTGGTCCctacagaaatctttttttctttcattactaAACCACCTGCCCACACAATACAGAGCCATCTCTCAGCCCTTCTGCCACCATTACACAAAAGATCAACAGCACTCCCAGCATAAAGTCAGTCCCAAGGCATTGCATTTAATGTTAGAACTTTATCCACTTTATCAGAAGatggaaatgacagaaataagtGTGAGTTCCCTTTCCCAGTTTGGCCTCCAGTCCTGCTGGATATGCATCTCTGCCATTTGCCCACTATCCACACACACACTACTTTTGCAAACACTCAAGGATCTCTCCCTGTTATTTCAGAGGTGTCAAAAATGAGTAAACAAAGCTGATCTCCTAATATTCCAGATGTTTAATACAAACATGCTTCAGGTGTCAAGTGAGGCATTCTGCTTGCCTTCATCTGTCAAAGAGACCAGGCAAGATATGGAGCAGCATCCAACTCTATACCGTTTGAAAGAAATAACAGCTAGAAGGAAAGGACAGTGTCATCTGTTGCAGACAGGCCATTCATGGCCTAAAAGATATCATTTCTCTAACCTCTTCTGTAATATCAGAAGACATTTTGTTTAATCCTGGGAGTAATGAAGTGGTAAACCTAATAACCACTACTAACCAAGGACCAGCACAGCCATTATTCAGTTGTGAAATGTTTACGCATACAGATTAATTATGTCTTACAACACTGTACAGTATGTTAAATTCAAGTTTGTATATTTAGCATATCAAGCAACTATAGCTCTGTGTGTGTTCTACATATTATGAAACAAGATTAGATTTCTCAACCAGATCTTTCATGTTCTCCTAGCTTGCCTGAAATCTCTTCTGTTCAACAACCTTTGAGAGATGCAACACCTAACAGCAATGGTAATTTGGAGGCATCAGAAGATCTCCTTAAAAACACATGCAAGAGAGATAGGTGTCATCACTCTCCCCATCTGAAGACTGTTTTTCCAAATCACAATATTCTGTTTCCTGAAGTGCATTGCATAAGTACAACTAATTGCTCAGTTCTTACAGTGCATGTGAGGAAGAGTGCAAGAAGCACTCAAGAGATGCATATGCAGTACAAATGCATGTGAAGCTGTGTGCATGCATCCGGATGCTGATTCGGAGGACATAAGTTACAATCTAGCAAGTATTCTTGACAACAtccatcttttcctttattaagATTTTAGAGAGAAATAGTCCCTGAGATTTGTTGGTAAGAAACTCTGCAGATTAAGAGCACTACAAGTTAATCTTAATTACAGGTTTTAAAACTAGTTGTTAGTCCCACCTTAGATGAAGAAACTGGCAGACTAAATGATATACCTAAAGTCACTAAGCAAGACAGTGGCAGTGTTGGCAAAGAAAATCTGAGAGTGTTTTCTTCTAGTTCTTCAGTTTGATCTTTAGTTAATCCTCTTGGATAGCTTATCATTATTTCTCATAAACTACTAGTAACTTGATTAGCTCTTCGAATAGAAATTGTCCTACTGATCATTTTGCAGGATCCAccaaaaatctgtatttcaaataTACTTTTTCATAGGAACAGTAACAAGGATCTTCTGCAGTGAGGAGaacatgcattttcatttttcttcaaaacacacagagcaaagtgccagagggaatggcttttgATTCTTATCTGAAGTGAAACCAGGAGGCCACACAACCTTTTCTCAcaatttccttcttatttttcgTGTCCCTTTCACATCTCACCTTGTTCGAGCATTAAGGACAACTCCAAGATCTGACAGATGCTAAGTAGAAATCTTTACAACTTCTGAATACAAATGTCTACCTCAGAAAATTGGACACAGTTTTTCAGAAGTCACAGGACTTTCCAACTGAGGAATCAACAGTTCTATTGGGTGACCTGGGCATTAGACAGAAGACACAAGCTGAGGAGTAAGCGTGGCTAGAAGTGACTCACTAGCACTGGACTAACACAAGTTCATTCATCAGCTGCTCCTTACAAAATCTGTGGGTGGCCTTTGCCAAGAGAACTCACAAATGGACAGAAAGTCCTCAGTGCAACACTACACTTGGCAGTGAAAACGAAATGGCACCTGCACAGTTATGCAGCCTGGAAAGGGTCAAAGCATGTGGCCGTCCCAAACAGGACCCCCTGTTAGAGGACAGGACACCTTCCGAGGATGCATACACACCAGAATGCTTTCCTGATCCACCTTTATCCTGCCTCTCACCATTTTTCCACtttgatgaaaacagaaagttaCTACAAGTTCACAGAGTGAAAATGAATGGCCTTGATCATCCTTTATattctatatatgtatatatatatcttatgCAACCCAGCAGCATTACTTTGCTGGCGACTACTGTGAGTTTCATAACAGATGGATGTCGCTACTGCTCCAAGTACATCTGCAACAAGTGGCTCTCACTAAactattacagaaaataaactgttcagaagagaaaaagtcaTTGGGAAATAATCCTCTTCTATCCCTTTGTTAATATATGCTAGAAAATGTTGTCCACTTGActgcttttcaaagaaagatgTTGCAGGCTTGCTCAGCCACCATTCCAACTTTTTGATCCACAGTGACTGaagtgaaaaagacagaaacaaaaaacagaaaggcatgtctgtattttctccattttccctaatttcttctttttcccttcttttgtgtattcagctctgaaaacaaaaatagcaaagaaaataatccttAAGTCAAAGTGAGGTACGCCACAACTTAGCTTGGTAAATAGGCTACAAACACTTCATTTTATCAATAAACTGTCTGTTGCCTCTTGCAAATTTTGCATAGAAAGAATTGATGATCCAGCAGTACTTCAGGGTAAAACTTGAGTTGTATCTCTCCAGTGCTGCGTCTGCTATATGTGCTGCATTGTTTGCCCTTTACTCTCCCCTTCCCTGTGTCTTTATTTCCCAGTTATTCCTTTCCTCCCTGTTTTCCTAACCTGATTTCCTACTCCTGTTCTGCTTTCCCATAGTTATGCCATATGACTGATATTTCTACTGGAACACAAGCAGGAATAAAACCTATCCTTCCCTCCACCTCGctacagaaaagcacagcactcagcagcagagTGCAGAGAAGCAGTGACAGACCCGGCTCTTAATGGCAAACACGTGCTGCATGCACTCTTGGCATGGTCAGCATTGCTTCTGTGTGCAGTGCAGTACTCGAATCAGTGTTACAAGGAAGGGGAACAAATTTCCTTCTTATCAGAAATGTCACTGCAACCAGACATTTGAGAAAGGTCAGATTAAGGAATTTGAAAGCAAGAGTGAGGCAAAGCCCCTCGTTACCATCACTCCACCCCAATACACATTCTTATCAACACCCACGTGAAATGAAATGCCATTACAAGTAGCCGTATGCTCCACTGACATACTAGATACTTTCATAACATTTTCCACTGGCACAACATTTCTAGTACCTTCTGGTTTACTTTAGTGGCAGCCACGGTCATATTGCGCAGATCCTGAGTATTGCAGTCACTGGAGTTCATGCAACAGCTTGTAGGGATGCCATGTTTGAAGAAGTAAGGGCTGGTGCTCCAGTTGGTATAGCTCTGAAtgccacagcagctcagctgtgggAAAAAAGAGGTAGGTTTAACAagcaaacgaacaaacaaacaaacaatgacaAACTGGATACTGAAATCTTACTTCAAACTTTCTTGAAAACCATCTCCCACTTTCCTCAGTTTTATACTTACTTgatttctgctgctgaacaaGAATAATCAGAGCCTTATACCCTTTTTACATCCCACCCATAAGTACCTATCAGTAGCtacatctgctttcttttttggaaaaaatacacTCAGTTTCTTCTGTTAATTCATTGCTCTCCTCTGCCAGCCATTCATTGTGCTTTGTGaacaaaacagctgcagttGATGAATGATGCAGGATActagataataaaaaaaatctgatccAGCTCAGATTTACAATGTTTTATAATCCTAATGACAGATTCCCTGAAGAGTAAGGGCTGCCCAGTGTCCACcactcttaaagaaaaaaactgtctCCTAAATGTAGTTCAGGATCTGGGGTCAAACAGTACAGGTTTCATCTTTATTGGGCAGTTAGTACTGAGCTCATTAAAATTTAGCAATCTTGTACAAGCATGTCGGATGCAATACTTTTTATTTCGATTTTTGCCATTCTCTAATTTGGGCTCACATCGGTTTATCTGAATCAATTGTAAAAAGTTTCCATCCCACTGGTATATGTTTTCTAACATCAGCCAGGCACAAGATTAGAAGTAATTGCAATCAATTTGacaaaacaacagcattaaGAGTACACCAGTATGGTGCTGTTGCAATATTGTTTTTGAAATATTGACATTTAGTATTTCCTGATGCCTTAGGCATGACATCCAGCAAATCTCCTGAACAAAATAGGGCATGCTTTGTGAGGCAACTATTCTACAACTGGTAGACGCTCAGGGCAAAACCTAGTTTCACTGGTGCATATGGTAAAGTTCCCATTAACTTTGCCAGAGCAGCATGTCATCTCAAGCATACACAAGCCTAATTTCATATAGTAAAAAACCAGACATGCAAACAGGCAGGGCTGTAGTCAGAAATGCGAAGCAAGACCAAACCTTAAAGGCTGAATTTTGCTTGCAAAATACAGCTCGCAGATTGAGACATTGGCACTTCATGTTCTGTGATTGAATGTGAAAGTATGCTTTGTCtctctttattcatttttaatatccaATTTCAGACTTACACTTTCTTGTACATTATCCACTGCATGGCTCCGCTCATCATTCTTGTTGTAATTCTGGATTGCTTCAGTGTATGTCCTAAGGAAGGTATCCTTGATCTAAGAAGGCGAGGAAGAAAAAACCACCAccagtgaaaaatgaaaggcGTAACATCTGAGCACTAATTGCaggaaacaaacacatttttaaaccTAAAAAGGCAAACTGAGATAGCCCTTCAAACtctttttaaagaatgcttTCAGAGATGGCGGAGGTCCTTCTTTACTGCCAGGAGTCTACTGATGGTATTTTCCAAGTGGGGTATATTCAAGGAACACTACCCCAGCAAactgctttaattttaaaaacagaatactgATGGTTTGGGTGTTAATGTAAAAAAGTTTTGGGGATGTTTGGGGCTTGTATGTACTGGTTCAGTTGAACTATGGCTCTCTAGAAGcaaaaacagacagcaaaagGATGGCTCCACAAATCACAGTTCAAAGCAGATGCTTCAGGATCACAGATCCTTGGCATACTACCCAGCTAAggttttaatcttttttttccccccagatcAAGAGAAAATCATTGGTTTCaaggattttctttccttttcaagcTAACCAGCAACCAAGGAATGTGCAAAAATGTGACCACTGAAAGCAGACAAGAACTGTTAGTGGTTAAATAGGGAAGTCCCTTATGAAACACTAGGAAGATGTGGAGAGGAAGCAGGTGGATGTACCACCATCGGCTGCAGGCACCCCAGGAAGTCAAGCCTGCCAGGTGTGTAAAAGGGGGTGATAAAAGGACTTAACCTATGAGAAGGAtatcttttgttgctttttttccccgaATGCTTTGCTTcagcactgatttttaaagaGGTTGCGTGAATCTCTTTGCTCAGGGGTATGTGATGAGAGCTGGAGTTCCTTGACACAGCATGTAGCAGTGACTATGACGCCACAGTCCCAGGACATGGCCCATGCAGGGGGGTTACAGGTCACAATCTACTGCCCCTGGACAGAAGAAGATACGAAGCCATCATTCTTACTTAGCACATCCTAAGGAACTAGGAGGGCACCAAGTACCTGGAGAACATCTCTAGCACACATGGTGAAATTGAGATCCCTCAGGGCAAAAGTCAGGTACATCACTGCAAAAGGTGCTTCCAGCGGGGCGGTAAAGGGGACAGGTAGGAGATGATTTGGTCAATCCATGCTGTGGTGACCTTCACAAGAAACTGCCTCTGCcaaggaggagcagcagtgtcACACACCAAGGCTGCCAAGGCCAGATAAAATGGCAACCTTGAGCAGATGGACAGGACTTTCAAGATCAAATTAAAAGCCACCCACCACTTGTAAGGAACCAGATGAATCCATACTAAGGAAATTCTCATGTCAAAAGAGGAGACTAAAAAAACTAATAACAAAGAGAGGAGACTAAAAAAACTAATAACAAAGAGAGGAGACTACGAAGGTCTCTGGGGTTTTGTTCTGGTTCAGCATTAATTGCATATAGATTCATGGACTTAAAACCAGAGATAGACCTGATTACAGTGGATGAAGCAGAAGTGCTACTACAAATCATGGCTTTTTAAAGCTTCTTCCTGTCCCAGTTTCCTATCTCATGCTACTTCTAATCTCTCCCTATTCCCAGTATAGAAATACTACCCTATTCCACCTcctccctaaaaaaaaaaaaaaaagatttatgaaACATCAAACATGCTCTGATGCAAAAGTACTCTGTGCCTTATATAAACAAGTGCTTGCCTGGCTGAAGAAGCTGTGTTTAAGAAAAGTATTTAATCTGTTTTGCCGTTTTCAGCATACGCAAAAGAGTAAAGAAGATCTTACGTGATGGACACACAAAAACCGATAGCTCCAGAGTAAATACCACACCGCTGAGGCTGAGAGCTCTGGCTAAATCCCTTCATTTGGAATCGCATCATTTTTAAGAGCTGTACACGTTATTGTTGAACATCAgccacatccctggagatgcATACGGAGCTGCTGAACTCAGCCACCTACAAATTGTCCATGCTCCAGAGCACTTCTCAGCAGCTCGTGCCCAGGGAGGCACTGCCACATGCAACCTCAGCACATTTCCACCTACCTCGTGGCGAAACACAAACCCTGAAATGCCAGCCACTA encodes:
- the TSPAN7 gene encoding tetraspanin-7 translates to MASRRMETKPVITCLKTLLIIYSFVFWITGVILLAVGVWGKLTLGTYISLIAENSTNAPYVLIGTGTTIIVFGLFGCFATCRGSPWMLKLYAMFLSLVFLAELVAGISGFVFRHEIKDTFLRTYTEAIQNYNKNDERSHAVDNVQESLSCCGIQSYTNWSTSPYFFKHGIPTSCCMNSSDCNTQDLRNMTVAATKVNQKGCYDLVTSFMETNMGIIAGVAFGIAFSQLIGMLLACCLSRFITANQYEMV